In one Komagataeibacter sp. FNDCR2 genomic region, the following are encoded:
- a CDS encoding FtsW/RodA/SpoVE family cell cycle protein encodes MSGMSRINTSQAARWWRSIDRVTLICVGILIGFGYILMLAASPAVAVRIGASRDMFIFKQVCFLILAALIVIATSLLSLRGVRLVGWIGFVLALGATFLTLVHGIEIKGARRWIALPMMSVQPSEFLKPCFAVVTAWLLTRRRGRKYFPGLLVAFGLFGLVLLLLKSQPDIGMLSVITTVFLTQLFIDGLSLFLVGAGAASMVAAFIGAYMVFPHVRSRVERFLHPAVGDHYQIDTALRAFGNGGLLGRGPGEGRVKDLLPDAHADFVFAVAGEEFGMLVCLFIIGVFATMVIRTLLKLLHENDPFIAVATAGLMTGFGLQAFVNMGSTLHLIPTKGMTLPFISYGGSSAMSVALTIGMVLALTRNRLGEGRFGSFGTPPSPTRKASL; translated from the coding sequence ATGAGCGGCATGTCGCGCATAAACACATCGCAGGCGGCGCGATGGTGGCGGAGCATCGACCGGGTCACGCTGATCTGCGTGGGGATCCTGATCGGGTTCGGCTATATCCTGATGCTCGCGGCCAGCCCGGCGGTCGCGGTGCGTATCGGCGCGTCGCGCGACATGTTCATTTTCAAGCAGGTCTGCTTCCTGATCCTGGCGGCCCTCATCGTTATCGCCACCTCCCTCCTGTCGCTGCGCGGCGTCAGGCTGGTGGGGTGGATCGGGTTCGTGCTGGCGCTGGGGGCCACGTTCCTGACCCTTGTGCATGGCATCGAGATCAAGGGCGCGCGGCGCTGGATCGCGTTGCCCATGATGTCGGTCCAGCCCTCGGAATTCCTCAAGCCCTGCTTTGCCGTGGTCACCGCGTGGCTGCTGACCCGGCGCCGGGGGCGAAAATATTTTCCCGGCCTGCTGGTCGCGTTCGGGCTGTTCGGGCTTGTGCTGCTGCTGCTCAAGTCGCAGCCCGATATCGGGATGCTCAGCGTCATCACCACCGTGTTCCTGACCCAGTTGTTCATTGACGGGCTGAGCCTGTTCCTGGTGGGCGCGGGCGCGGCCAGCATGGTCGCGGCGTTTATCGGGGCCTATATGGTGTTCCCGCATGTGCGCTCACGCGTCGAGCGGTTCCTGCACCCGGCGGTGGGCGACCATTACCAGATCGACACGGCCCTGCGGGCGTTCGGCAATGGCGGCCTGCTGGGGCGTGGCCCCGGTGAGGGCCGGGTGAAGGATCTTCTGCCCGACGCCCATGCCGACTTCGTATTCGCCGTGGCGGGGGAGGAATTCGGCATGCTGGTCTGCCTGTTCATCATCGGCGTCTTCGCCACGATGGTGATCCGCACGCTGCTCAAGCTGTTGCATGAGAACGACCCCTTCATCGCGGTGGCGACGGCCGGGCTCATGACGGGCTTCGGCCTTCAGGCCTTCGTCAACATGGGGTCCACCCTGCACCTGATCCCGACCAAGGGCATGACGCTGCCATTCATTTCCTATGGCGGGTCGTCAGCCATGTCGGTTGCGCTTACAATCGGCATGGTGCTGGCCCTGACCCGCAACCGGCTGGGCGAAGGCCGGTTCGGATCCTTCGGCACGCCCCCTTCCCCAACGCGGAAAGCATCATTATGA
- the murC gene encoding UDP-N-acetylmuramate--L-alanine ligase — protein sequence MRALPLSIGTIHFVGIGGIGMSGIAEVLHMLGYVVQGSDIAENANVVRLRAAGIPVTIGHDAANLGNAQVVVTSTAVQRDNPEVVAARARLIPVVRRAEMLAELMRLRWSIAVGGTHGKTTTTSLVAAVLEAAKLDPTVINGGIIEAYGTNTRMGSGDWMVVEADESDGSFLRLPSVITVVTNMDPEHLDHWGTEEAMQAAYDQFVSNIPFYGFAVLCIDHPAVQQMIPRLSDHRIITYGFSPQADVRAEKVITDKLGATFEVVITSRNRNRSRRAGPFRLPMLGHHNVQNALAAIAVGTEMEIDDATIRSAFAAFRGVKRRFTRTGETGGITIIDDYGHHPVEIAAVLKAARQAGAGNVIAVVQPHRYSRLQTLFNEFCTCMNDAGTVIIADVYAAGEQPIDGIDRDALVEGLRERGHRSVVPLPGPEHLAEMINAIARPGDFVVCLGAGSITNWAQALPAQLAELQPGARPVATQKADAQ from the coding sequence ATGAGAGCCCTGCCCCTTTCCATTGGCACCATCCATTTTGTCGGCATCGGCGGAATCGGCATGTCCGGCATCGCCGAAGTGCTGCATATGCTTGGCTATGTGGTGCAGGGTTCCGACATTGCTGAAAACGCCAATGTCGTGCGCCTGCGCGCCGCCGGAATTCCGGTCACCATAGGCCATGACGCGGCGAACCTGGGCAATGCGCAGGTCGTGGTGACCTCCACCGCCGTGCAGCGTGACAACCCCGAGGTCGTGGCCGCCCGCGCGCGGCTGATCCCGGTCGTGCGCCGGGCGGAGATGCTGGCCGAGCTCATGCGCCTGCGCTGGTCGATCGCTGTGGGCGGCACGCATGGCAAGACCACCACGACCAGCCTCGTCGCCGCCGTGCTGGAAGCGGCGAAGCTGGACCCCACGGTCATCAACGGTGGCATCATCGAAGCCTACGGCACCAATACCCGCATGGGTTCAGGTGACTGGATGGTGGTCGAGGCCGATGAGAGCGACGGCTCGTTCCTGCGCCTGCCCTCCGTCATTACGGTCGTGACCAACATGGACCCCGAGCACCTGGACCACTGGGGCACGGAAGAGGCCATGCAGGCGGCGTATGACCAGTTCGTGTCCAACATCCCGTTCTATGGCTTCGCGGTGCTGTGCATCGACCATCCCGCCGTGCAGCAGATGATCCCGCGCCTGTCGGACCACCGGATCATCACCTACGGCTTCTCGCCCCAGGCGGATGTGCGGGCCGAAAAGGTCATTACCGACAAGCTGGGCGCCACGTTCGAGGTCGTGATCACCAGCCGCAACCGCAACCGTTCGCGCCGGGCGGGGCCGTTCCGCCTGCCCATGCTGGGCCACCATAACGTGCAGAACGCGCTGGCCGCCATCGCCGTCGGCACCGAGATGGAGATAGACGACGCCACCATCCGCTCCGCCTTCGCGGCCTTCCGGGGCGTCAAGCGCCGCTTCACCCGCACGGGGGAGACCGGCGGCATCACCATCATCGACGATTACGGCCACCACCCGGTGGAAATCGCCGCCGTGCTGAAGGCGGCGCGTCAGGCCGGGGCGGGCAACGTGATCGCGGTGGTGCAGCCGCACCGCTATTCGCGCCTCCAGACCCTGTTCAATGAATTCTGCACCTGCATGAACGATGCGGGCACGGTCATCATTGCCGATGTCTATGCCGCCGGTGAACAGCCGATCGACGGGATCGACCGCGACGCGCTGGTCGAGGGGCTGCGCGAACGCGGGCACCGTTCCGTCGTGCCGCTGCCGGGGCCGGAGCATCTGGCCGAAATGATCAACGCCATTGCCCGGCCGGGCGATTTTGTCGTCTGCCTTGGCGCGGGCAGCATCACCAACTGGGCGCAGGCGCTGCCCGCGCAACTGGCGGAGCTTCAGCCCGGCGCGCGCCCCGTGGCCACGCAGAAGGCGGATGCCCAGTAA
- the murB gene encoding UDP-N-acetylmuramate dehydrogenase — protein sequence MSETAPAPALPQWAGVLDTDPCRPRGRLTAQAPLGARTWFRVGGPAELLFQPASAEDLARVLRCLPLEVPVLALGACSNVIVRDGGIDGLVIRLARGFSTITRDGNGLIVGAACLDVTVAEHAAQAGLGGLEFLAGIPGSIGGAVAMNAGAYGSDMATVMDWVEVVTRDGRLLRLPAASLDFSYRHATLPAQAVVVRARLNANEALPAAIRQRIEDIRAAREAAQPVRARTGGSTFRNPAPDESERKAWELIDAAGCRGLKIGGAQMSEKHCNFMLNTGNATAGDLERLGETVRQRVHDHTAVTLRWEIRRIGRPAATGREEDA from the coding sequence ATGAGCGAAACTGCCCCCGCACCTGCCCTGCCCCAATGGGCCGGGGTTCTGGATACGGATCCCTGCCGTCCCCGTGGCCGCCTGACCGCGCAGGCCCCGCTGGGCGCGCGCACGTGGTTCCGCGTGGGGGGGCCGGCGGAACTCCTGTTCCAGCCGGCCAGCGCGGAAGATCTGGCCCGCGTGCTGCGCTGCCTCCCGCTGGAGGTGCCGGTACTCGCACTCGGGGCCTGTTCGAACGTAATCGTGCGCGATGGCGGCATTGACGGGCTGGTCATCCGCCTTGCCCGTGGTTTTTCCACCATCACGCGCGACGGGAACGGGCTGATCGTGGGGGCGGCCTGCCTGGACGTGACCGTTGCCGAACATGCGGCCCAGGCCGGGCTGGGTGGGCTGGAATTCCTGGCGGGCATACCCGGCTCGATCGGGGGCGCGGTGGCCATGAACGCCGGGGCCTACGGGTCGGACATGGCCACGGTCATGGACTGGGTGGAGGTGGTGACGCGCGACGGCAGGCTGCTGCGCCTGCCCGCCGCGTCGCTGGATTTCAGCTACCGCCACGCCACCCTGCCCGCGCAGGCAGTGGTGGTGCGGGCGCGGCTGAACGCGAACGAAGCCCTGCCCGCCGCCATCCGCCAGCGTATCGAGGACATCCGCGCCGCGCGCGAGGCAGCCCAGCCCGTCCGCGCCCGCACCGGGGGGTCCACCTTCCGCAATCCCGCACCCGACGAATCCGAACGCAAGGCATGGGAACTGATCGACGCCGCCGGGTGCCGTGGCCTGAAGATCGGCGGCGCGCAGATGAGCGAGAAGCATTGCAATTTCATGCTCAACACGGGCAATGCCACCGCAGGCGACCTGGAACGGCTGGGGGAGACGGTGCGCCAGCGCGTGCATGACCATACCGCCGTCACACTGCGCTGGGAAATCCGGCGGATCGGTCGCCCGGCGGCTACTGGCAGGGAAGAAGACGCATGA
- the murG gene encoding undecaprenyldiphospho-muramoylpentapeptide beta-N-acetylglucosaminyltransferase → MTRHCIAVAAGGTGGHFFPAEALACELVRRGHDIILMTDRRAGVRENGIFAGRQQFVLPGAGIAGRGPVRAARAAMALARGAMQARRILGRIRPCAIIGFGGYPSVPPLLGGSLLPRGTRPLLFVHEGNAVLGKANGFLAPRMDAIATSFPVVAGVPAATPTTLTGMPVRPDITALAGEGYSPSNGVINLLVWGGSLGARVFSDVVPAALAALAPALRARLQVTQQARAEDVERVAAAYRAAGIPARIAPFLNDVPERLRTAHLVIGRAGGSSVAELTVAGRPSLLVPLPIAARDEQGANARALVEAGAAWMIRQPDFTTPALTERLTTLLADRDLLARTARAAASLGRPDAAARLADMIEARLPDRPHTA, encoded by the coding sequence ATGACCCGTCACTGCATTGCTGTCGCGGCCGGAGGAACCGGTGGCCATTTCTTCCCGGCCGAGGCGCTGGCCTGCGAACTGGTGCGCCGGGGGCATGACATCATCCTCATGACCGACCGCCGCGCGGGCGTGCGCGAAAACGGCATCTTTGCCGGGCGGCAGCAGTTTGTCCTGCCCGGCGCCGGCATTGCCGGGCGTGGCCCCGTGCGCGCGGCGCGCGCGGCCATGGCGCTGGCGCGCGGCGCGATGCAGGCGCGTCGTATCCTGGGGCGTATCCGGCCCTGCGCCATTATCGGGTTTGGCGGCTACCCCTCCGTGCCGCCACTGCTGGGCGGGAGCCTGCTGCCGCGCGGCACCCGGCCGCTCCTGTTCGTGCATGAGGGCAATGCGGTGCTGGGCAAGGCCAACGGCTTCCTCGCCCCGCGCATGGACGCGATCGCCACGTCCTTTCCCGTCGTGGCGGGCGTGCCCGCGGCCACCCCCACCACACTGACCGGCATGCCGGTGCGCCCCGACATCACGGCGCTGGCGGGCGAAGGGTACAGCCCCTCCAACGGTGTGATCAACCTGCTGGTATGGGGTGGTTCGTTGGGCGCGCGCGTGTTCAGTGACGTGGTGCCCGCGGCCCTTGCCGCGCTGGCCCCAGCCCTGCGCGCGCGGCTTCAGGTAACGCAGCAGGCCCGGGCGGAGGATGTGGAGCGTGTGGCGGCGGCGTACAGGGCCGCAGGCATTCCCGCACGAATCGCCCCGTTCCTGAATGACGTGCCCGAGCGCCTGCGCACGGCGCATCTGGTCATTGGCCGGGCGGGGGGATCCTCGGTCGCGGAACTGACGGTGGCGGGCCGCCCGTCGCTGCTGGTGCCGCTTCCCATCGCCGCGCGCGACGAACAGGGGGCGAATGCCCGCGCACTGGTGGAAGCCGGGGCGGCGTGGATGATCCGCCAGCCCGATTTCACGACACCCGCCCTGACCGAACGCCTGACCACCCTGCTGGCTGACCGCGACCTGCTGGCCCGCACGGCGCGGGCCGCCGCCAGCCTTGGCCGCCCCGATGCCGCCGCCCGTCTGGCGGACATGATAGAAGCACGCTTGCCTGACCGGCCCCACACCGCTTAA